Proteins from a single region of Carassius carassius chromosome 37, fCarCar2.1, whole genome shotgun sequence:
- the LOC132117945 gene encoding NUAK family SNF1-like kinase 1, whose product MDCTHTPEERAEVKKHQHKHSLTRRFQVLETLGRGAYGKVKRAVERRCGKTVAIKSIRKEKLRDDLDRSHIQREIEISASLVHPHIIRLYEVFESRERIVMVMEYASGGELYDYIQDKQRLSEEEARHFFRQITSAVQYCHRNGVVHRDLKLENILLDKDLNVKLADFGLSNRYTRGQCLDTFCGSPLYASPEIINGLPYHGPEVDCWSLGVLLYALVYGSMPFDGTIYSVLKEQIRHGRYKTPDILSEARSLIGWMLTVKTEDRATVEDIANHWWLNRNCPKAKEMKPCASTLPRKKPKESRLSSNSSFDLLSPLESSSHNQPTKGILKNLYNQVEYTDRSVSAGNSTAATSQDVERVGTDNGRTRKGILKCHGKFSGVSPITSAPTWSHGLGKTTQECEGGEQQEMEFQIKVSLWKTHESIGLHFPQNTYFDHEQ is encoded by the exons atggactgcacacacacaccggagGAGCGAGCAGAGGTGAAGAAGCACCAGCACAAACACAGCCTCACGCGCCGCTTCCAGGTGCTGGAGACGCTCGGTAGAGGCGCGTACGGTAAAGTCAAGCGAGCGGTGGAGAGGCGCTGCGGGAAGACG GTGGCTATTAAATCTATTAGAAAGGAGAAATTGAGGGATGATCTGGATAGATCTCACATCCAGAGAGAAATCGAGATCAGTGCCTCTCTTGTGCACCCACATATCATCCGTCTGTATGAGG TGTTTGAGAGCAGAGAGCGGATCGTGATGGTGATGGAGTACGCGAGCGGAGGAGAGCTGTATGACTACATTCAGGACAAACAGAGACTGTCGGAGGAGGAGGCCAGACACTTCTTCAGACAGATCACCTCTGCTGTGCAATACTGCCATAGA AATGGTGTGGTTCATCGTGACCTCAAGCTGGAGAATATACTTCTGGACAAAGACTTAAATGTGAAG TTGGCTGACTTTGGCTTGTCCAACCGCTACACAAGAGGCCAGTGTCTGGACACGTTCTGCGGGAGCCCACTGTACGCATCTCCAGAGATTATCAATGGACTTCCTTACCACGGACCTGAG GTGGACTGCTGGTCTCTGGGTGTGCTGTTATATGCTCTGGTTTATGGCTCCATGCCTTTCGATGGCACAATTTACAGCGTCCTTAAAGAGCAGATCCGCCACGGCCGATATAAGACCCCAGATATCCTGTCAG AGGCCCGTTCGTTGATCGGATGGATGCTCACAGTGAAAACAGAAGACAGAGCCACTGTGGAAGACATCGCTAACCACTGGTGGCTAAACCGAAACTGTCCCAAAGCTAAAGAGATGAAACCGTGCGCCTCCACTCTACCCAGAAAGAAACCTAAAGAAAGCAGATTGTCCTCAAACAGCAGCTTCGATCTGCTGTCGCCTCTTGAATCGTCTTCCCACAACCAGCCCACGAAGGGCATCCTGAAGAATCTCTACAATCAGGTTGAGTACACAGACAGGTCTGTGTCTGCTGGAAACAGTACGGCAGCGACCAGCCAAGACGTGGAAAGAGTCGGGACAGATAACGGGAGGACGAGGAAGGGCATTCTCAAGTGTCACGGAAAGTTCTCCGGTGTTTCTCCAATCACGTCGGCTCCTACGTGGTCACATGGTTTGGGCAAAACTACCCAGGAGTGTGAAGGAGGTGAGCAGCAGGAGATGGAGTTTCAGATCAAGGTCTCCCTGTGGAAAACACACGAGTCCATAGGTCTACACTTTCCACAGAATACCTATTTTGATCATGAGCAATGA
- the edem2 gene encoding ER degradation-enhancing alpha-mannosidase-like protein 2 isoform X1, with the protein MSHYRDRIKSMFYHAYNSYLDNAYPYDELRPLTCDGQDTWGSFSLTLIDALDTLLILGNHTEFQRVATLLQDTVDFDTDVNASVFETNIRVVGGLLSAHLLSKRAGMEVEEGWPCSGPLLRMAEDAARRLLPAFQTPTGMPYGTVNLLRGVNPGETPVTCTAGVGTFILEFSSLSRLTGDPVFENVARKALRALWRTRSDIGLVGNHIDVITSKWVAQDAGIGAGVDSYFEYLVKGAIMLQDEELLAMFHEFDKSIKNYTKFDDWYLWVQMHKGTVSMPVFQSLEAFWPGLQSLIGDISSATKTFHNYYSVWRQFGGLPEFYSIPQGYTVDKREGYPLRPELIESAMYLYKATGDPTFMQLGRDAVESIDKISRVNCGFATVKDVRDHKLDNRMESFFLAETIKYLYLLFDPENFLHNTGTEFELGGLQGDCILSAGGYVFNTEAHPLDPAALHCCSRYQSERRELQDTLIRLSQPLRPAADQSEETPGAGSTQESIALKPGERRTARGLSCPTQPFSAKLAVMGQVSSDDS; encoded by the exons ATGTCCCATTACAG GGACAGAATAAAGTCCATGTTTTATCATGCATACAACAGCTACCTGGACAATGCATATCCCTATGATGAGCTGAGGCCGCTCACATGTGATGGACAGGACACATGGGGCAG TTTCTCCCTCACACTCATTGATGCTCTGGACACATTGCTG ATTTTGGGAAACCACACAGAGTTCCAGCGCGTGGCCACACTGCTCCAGGACACGGTCGATTTCGACACTGATGTAAATGCGTCTGTGTTTGAGACCAATATACGAG TGGTGGGTGGGCTCCTCTCGGCTCATCTGCTCTCCAAGCGTGCCGGGATGGAGGTGGAGGAGGGCTGGCCCTGCTCCGGACCCCTCCTGCGCATGGCAGAGGACGCTGCTCGCAGACTGCTGCCTG CTTTCCAGACCCCCACGGGGATGCCGTACGGGACGGTGAACCTGCTGAGGGGGGTGAACCCCGGCGAGACCCCGGTCACCTGCACTGCTGGAGTGGGCACCTTCATCCTGGAGTTCTCCTCCCTCAGCCGACTGACCGGAGACCCTGTGTTTGAGAACGTCGCTCGCAAAGCTCTCAGGGCCTTATGGAGAACACGCTCAGATATCGGCCTG GTGGGCAACCATATAGATGTCATAACCTCTAAGTGGGTGGCTCAGGACGCAGGGATCGGGGCGGGAGTGGACTCATACTTCGAGTATCTGGTAAAGGGGGCCATCATGCTGCAAGATGAGGAGCTGCTGGCAATGTTTCACG AATTTGATAAGTCCATAAAGAACTACACTAAGTTTGATGATTGGTATCTGTGGGTGCAGATGCATAAGGGGACAGTCTCAATGCCTGTGTTTCAGTCTCTGGAGGCGTTCTGGCCCGGACTGCAG AGTTTGATAGGTGATATTTCCAGTGCCACAAAGACCTTTCATAACTACTACAGTGTGTGGCGTCAGTTTGGAGGACTCCCGGAGTTCTACAGCATTCCTCAAGGTTACACCGTGGACAAACGAGAGGGATACCCTCTGCGCCCAG AGTTGATCGAGAGCGCCATGTATCTGTATAAGGCCACCGGTGACCCGACTTTCATGCAGCTTGGCCGGGATGCAGTCGAGTCGATTGACAAAATCAGCCGGGTGAACTGTGGCTTTGCCACT GTGAAGGATGTAAGGGACCACAAGTTGGACAACCGCATGGAGTCCTTCTTCCTGGCCGAGACCATTAAATACCTCTACCTCCTCTTCGATCCTGAAAACTTCCTTCATAACACGGGCACAGAGTTCGAGCTGGGTGGCCTGCAGGGCGACTGCATACTCAGCGCAGGCGGCTATGTGTTTAACACGGAGGCTCATCCGCTGGACCCTGCCGCGCTCCACTGCTGCAGCCGATACCAGAGCGAGCGCAGGGAGCTACAGGACACACTCATCAGGCTATCCCAACCACTCAGGCCTGCAGCGGACCAATCAGAGGAGACGCCAGGCGCCGGCAGCACACAAGAGAGCATCGCCCTGAAGCCGGGAGAGAGGAGGACCGCTCGGGGGCTCTCCTGCCCCACACAGCCATTCAGTGCCAAACTGGCTGTCATGGGTCAAGTCTCCTCTGACGACTCTTGA
- the edem2 gene encoding ER degradation-enhancing alpha-mannosidase-like protein 2 isoform X2, with the protein MLTFLFSAVFCATYLSPSISHVKGRDFTEQDMSHYRDRIKSMFYHAYNSYLDNAYPYDELRPLTCDGQDTWGSFSLTLIDALDTLLILGNHTEFQRVATLLQDTVDFDTDVNASVFETNIRVVGGLLSAHLLSKRAGMEVEEGWPCSGPLLRMAEDAARRLLPAFQTPTGMPYGTVNLLRGVNPGETPVTCTAGVGTFILEFSSLSRLTGDPVFENVARKALRALWRTRSDIGLVGNHIDVITSKWVAQDAGIGAGVDSYFEYLVKGAIMLQDEELLAMFHEFDKSIKNYTKFDDWYLWVQMHKGTVSMPVFQSLEAFWPGLQSLIGDISSATKTFHNYYSVWRQFGGLPEFYSIPQGYTVDKREGYPLRPELIESAMYLYKATGDPTFMQLGRDAVESIDKISRVNCGFATVKDVRDHKLDNRMESFFLAETIKYLYLLFDPENFLHNTGTEFELGGLQGDCILSAGGYVFNTEAHPLDPAALHCCSRYQSERRELQDTLIRLSQPLRPAADQSEETPGAGSTQESIALKPGERRTARGLSCPTQPFSAKLAVMGQVSSDDS; encoded by the exons ATGCTTACTTTCCTTTTCTCCGCCGTTTTTTGCGCCACATACCTGTCTCCGAGCATCAGTCATGTTAAAGGCAGAGATTTTACTGAGCAGGACATGTCCCATTACAG GGACAGAATAAAGTCCATGTTTTATCATGCATACAACAGCTACCTGGACAATGCATATCCCTATGATGAGCTGAGGCCGCTCACATGTGATGGACAGGACACATGGGGCAG TTTCTCCCTCACACTCATTGATGCTCTGGACACATTGCTG ATTTTGGGAAACCACACAGAGTTCCAGCGCGTGGCCACACTGCTCCAGGACACGGTCGATTTCGACACTGATGTAAATGCGTCTGTGTTTGAGACCAATATACGAG TGGTGGGTGGGCTCCTCTCGGCTCATCTGCTCTCCAAGCGTGCCGGGATGGAGGTGGAGGAGGGCTGGCCCTGCTCCGGACCCCTCCTGCGCATGGCAGAGGACGCTGCTCGCAGACTGCTGCCTG CTTTCCAGACCCCCACGGGGATGCCGTACGGGACGGTGAACCTGCTGAGGGGGGTGAACCCCGGCGAGACCCCGGTCACCTGCACTGCTGGAGTGGGCACCTTCATCCTGGAGTTCTCCTCCCTCAGCCGACTGACCGGAGACCCTGTGTTTGAGAACGTCGCTCGCAAAGCTCTCAGGGCCTTATGGAGAACACGCTCAGATATCGGCCTG GTGGGCAACCATATAGATGTCATAACCTCTAAGTGGGTGGCTCAGGACGCAGGGATCGGGGCGGGAGTGGACTCATACTTCGAGTATCTGGTAAAGGGGGCCATCATGCTGCAAGATGAGGAGCTGCTGGCAATGTTTCACG AATTTGATAAGTCCATAAAGAACTACACTAAGTTTGATGATTGGTATCTGTGGGTGCAGATGCATAAGGGGACAGTCTCAATGCCTGTGTTTCAGTCTCTGGAGGCGTTCTGGCCCGGACTGCAG AGTTTGATAGGTGATATTTCCAGTGCCACAAAGACCTTTCATAACTACTACAGTGTGTGGCGTCAGTTTGGAGGACTCCCGGAGTTCTACAGCATTCCTCAAGGTTACACCGTGGACAAACGAGAGGGATACCCTCTGCGCCCAG AGTTGATCGAGAGCGCCATGTATCTGTATAAGGCCACCGGTGACCCGACTTTCATGCAGCTTGGCCGGGATGCAGTCGAGTCGATTGACAAAATCAGCCGGGTGAACTGTGGCTTTGCCACT GTGAAGGATGTAAGGGACCACAAGTTGGACAACCGCATGGAGTCCTTCTTCCTGGCCGAGACCATTAAATACCTCTACCTCCTCTTCGATCCTGAAAACTTCCTTCATAACACGGGCACAGAGTTCGAGCTGGGTGGCCTGCAGGGCGACTGCATACTCAGCGCAGGCGGCTATGTGTTTAACACGGAGGCTCATCCGCTGGACCCTGCCGCGCTCCACTGCTGCAGCCGATACCAGAGCGAGCGCAGGGAGCTACAGGACACACTCATCAGGCTATCCCAACCACTCAGGCCTGCAGCGGACCAATCAGAGGAGACGCCAGGCGCCGGCAGCACACAAGAGAGCATCGCCCTGAAGCCGGGAGAGAGGAGGACCGCTCGGGGGCTCTCCTGCCCCACACAGCCATTCAGTGCCAAACTGGCTGTCATGGGTCAAGTCTCCTCTGACGACTCTTGA
- the prpf6 gene encoding pre-mRNA-processing factor 6, with translation MATATAKHPAKTAGKAASGGTGGSAGGAPAMPLASPLMGGLNKKKKPFLGMSAPLGYVPGLGRGATGFTTRSDIGPARDANDPVDDRHAPPGKRTVGDQMKKNQEEDEEDLNDTNYDEFNGYAGSLFSSGPYEKDDEEADAIYAALDKRMDERRKERRELREKEEIEKYRMERPKIQQQFSDLKRKLAEVTEDEWLSIPEVGDARNKRQRNPRHEKLTPVPDSFFAKHLKTGENHTSVDPLQGQFAGLETPFPGGLNTPYPGGMTPEAGELDMRKIGQARNTLMDMRLSQVSDSVSGQTVVDPKGYLTDLNSMIPTHGGDISDIKKARLLLKSVRETNPHHPPAWIASARLEEVTGKLQVARNLIMKGTEMCPKSEDVWLEAARLQPGDTAKAVVAQAVRHLPQSVRIYIRAAELETDIRAKKRVLRKALENVSKSVRLWKIAVELEEPEDARIMLSRAVECCPTSVELWLALARLETYENARRVLNKARENIPTDRHIWITAAKLEEANGNTQMVEKIIDRAITSLRANGVEINREQWIQDAEECDKAGSVVTCQAVIRAVIGIGIEEEDCKHTWMEDADSCVAHGALECARAIYAHALQVFPSKKSVWLRAAYFEKNHGTRESLEALLQRAVAHCPKAEVLWLMGAKSKWLAGDVPAARSILALAFQANPNSEEIWLAAVKLESENNEYERARRLLAKARSSAPTARVFMKSVRLEWVLGNIEAAHELCTEALKHYEDFPKLWMMRGQIEEQSENIDKAREAYNQGLKKCPHSMSLWLLLSRLEERVGQLTRARAILEKARLKNPQTPEIWLESVRLEYRAGLKNISNTLMAKALQECPNSGILWAEAVFLEARPQRKTKSVDALKKCEHDPHVLLAVAKLFWSERKITKAREWFLRTVKIEPDLGDAWAFFYKFELQHGTEEQQQEVKKRCENAEPRHGELWCAESKHVLNWQKNIGEILVLVASKIKNTF, from the exons ATGGCGACCGCTACGGCGAAACACCCCGCGAAAACTGCAGGCAAAGCCGCGTCCGGAGGGACCGGAGGGAGCGCGGGGGGAGCTCCGGCGATGCCGCTCGCCTCTCCGCTCATGGGCGGCTTGAATAAGAAGAAGAAGCCGTTCCTCGGCATGTCTGCGCCGCTGGGTTACGTGCCCGGACTGGGACGAGG TGCCACAGGTTTCACCACGCGATCAGATATCGGTCCCGCTCGTGATGCCAATGACCCCGTGGATGATCGCCACGCACCTCCTGGGAAGAGGACGGTGGGCGATCAGATGAAGAAGAACcaagaggaggatgaagaggatcTGAATGACACTAACTATGATGAG TTCAATGGTTACGCAGGCAGTCTGTTCTCCAGTGGGCCGTATGAGAAAGACGATGAGGAGGCAGACGCCATCTACGCTGCTCTGGATAAACGCATGGATGAGagacgcaaagaaagaag GGAGCTGCGAGAGAAAGAGGAGATCGAGAAATACCGTATGGAGCGGCCCAAAATTCAGCAACAGTTCTCAGACCTGAAG AGGAAGCTGGCGGAGGTCACCGAGGATGAATGGTTGAGTATTCCTGAGGTTGGTGATGCCAGGAACAAACGTCAGAGGAATCCCCGCCATGAGAAGCTCACACCTGTGCCAGACAGCTTCTTTGCCAAGCACCTCAAGACTGGAGAAAACCACACCTCCGTTGACCCTCTGCAGGGG CAATTTGCTGGGCTAGAGACACCCTTCCCAGGGGGCTTGAACACACCCTACCCAGGAGGCATGACGCCTGAAGCTGGAGAGCTGGACATGAGGAAGATCGGACAGGCCAGGAATACTCTGATGGACATGAGGCTCAGTCAG GTGTCTGACTCTGTGAGTGGACAGACAGTAGTTGATCCTAAAGGCTATCTCACTGATCTCAACTCCATGATCCCCACACATGGAGGAGACATCAG tgatATTAAGAAGGCCCGTCTCCTCTTGAAGTCCGTGAGAGAAACAAACCCTCATCACCCTCCAGCCTGGATCGCTTCTGCTCGTCTGGAGGAGGTGACCGGGAAGCTGCAGGTGGCCAGAAACCTGATCATGAAAGGCACTGAGATGTGTCCCAAG AGTGAGGATGTTTGGCTGGAAGCCGCCCGGCTGCAGCCCGGAGACACGGCGAAGGCAGTAGTTGCCCAGGCGGTGCGTCACCTCCCTCAGTCTGTGCGCATCTATATCAGAGCCGCGGAGCTCGAGACGGACATCAGGGCCAAGAAACGAGTGCTCAGGAAAG CTCTGGAGAATGTGTCGAAGTCGGTGCGTTTGTGGAAGATCGCTGTTGAGCTGGAGGAGCCAGAGGACGCAAGGATCATGTTGAGCAGAGCAGTCGAGTGCTGTCCTACCAGCGTTGAG CTCTGGCTGGCTCTGGCCCGATTAGAAACCTATGAGAATGCCCGTCGTGTTCTGAACAAGGCCCGTGAAAACATTCCCACTGACCGCCATATCTGGATCACAGCTGCCAAGCTGGAGGAGGCCAACGGCAACACACAGATGGTGGAGAAGATCATCGACAGAGCCATCACCTCCCTCAGGGCCAACGGCGTGGAGATCAACCGCGAGCAGTGGATTCAG GATGCAGAGGAGTGTGATAAGGCTGGCAGCGTGGTCACATGTCAGGCTGTGATCAGAGCTGTGATTGGGATTGGCATTGAAGAGGAGGACTGCAAACACACATGGATGGAGGACGCAGACAGT TGTGTGGCTCATGGCGCTCTGGAGTGTGCACGGGCCATCTACGCTCATGCGCTCCAGGTCTTCCCCAGCAAGAAGAGCGTCTGGCTGAGAGCTGCTTACTTTGAGAAGAACCACGGTACACG agagtCGTTGGAGGCTCTGTTACAGAGGGCCGTGGCTCATTGTCCTAAGGCTGAGGTGTTATGGCTAATGGGTGCTAAATCGAAATGGTTAGCGGGTGACGTTCCTGCAGCCAGAAGTATCCTGGCTTTGGCTTTCCAG GCTAACCCCAACAGCGAAGAGATCTGGCTGGCTGCCGTCAAGCTGGAATCGGAGAATAACGAGTACGAGAGAGCACGCAGGCTGCTGGCCAAGGCCCGCAGCAGCGCCCCAACCGCCAGG GTGTTTATGAAGTCGGTGAGGCTGGAGTGGGTGCTGGGGAATATTGAGGCGGCACATGAGCTTTGTACCGAGGCCCTGAAGCACTATGAGGATTTCCCCAAGCTCTGGATGATGAGAGGACAGATCGAGGAGCAGTCAGAGAACATCGATAAAGCACGAGAGGCCTACAACCAGGGA CTGAAGAAGTGTCCTCACTCCATGTCATTATGGCTGCTCCTGTCTCGGCTGGAAGAGAGAGTCGGGCAGCTCACACGCGCACGAGCCATCTTGGAGAAAGCTCGCCTCAAGAATCCACAAACCCCTGAGATCTG GCTTGAGTCTGTTCGACTTGAATACAGAGCTGGATTGAAAAACATCTCCAATACGCTCATGGCCAAAGCCCTTCAGGAGTGTCCTAACTCTG GTATCCTGTGGGCTGAAGCCGTGTTCTTGGAGGCCAGGCCTCAGCGCAAGACCAAGAGTGTTGACGCTCTGAAGAAGTGTGAACATGATCCTCATGTGCTTCTGGCTGTGGCCAA ACTGTTTTGGAGTGAGAGGAAGATAACAAAGGCACGAGAGTGGTTTCTGCGGACGGTAAAGATCGAACCAGACTTGGGCGACGCCTGGGCGTTCTTCTACAAGTTTGAGCTTCAGCACGGCACAGAA GAGCAGCAGCAGGAGGTGAAGAAGCGCTGTGAGAACGCAGAGCCGCGGCACGGTGAGCTGTGGTGCGCTGAATCCAAACACGTTCTCAACTGGCAGAAGAACATCGGAGAGATCCTGGTCCTCGTGGCTTCAAAGATCAAAAACACCTTCTGA